TTAGGTTTATGATCTCGTCCTGCCACAAATGGaatgattttgataaataattaataaagattATATAGTTGTGAGGAAAAGGGAGAAGCATTTTTTTACCTCAGGTATACCGGGATTTTGCATCACGGTACCTAGAACACGGCGAACAAGTCCATCAAAGACGACTTTATTTATGGACCCATCTGCGTTTACCCATGGATATATAGGCACTGGTGATTTCTCACAAGTAGATTCCTTTGTTTCACCTCCGAAACTCATTCCAAATGTAACAGATGGACTTTTCATAGATGCTTCATGCAAACCGCTTGTTTGAGCCGTTTCAGGAAGGTTAAGAATTGTAACCTTGTGAACGCTGTAACCAGCAACGTGCTCACGC
This region of Brassica oleracea var. oleracea cultivar TO1000 unplaced genomic scaffold, BOL UnpScaffold04505, whole genome shotgun sequence genomic DNA includes:
- the LOC106321985 gene encoding uncharacterized protein LOC106321985; translated protein: MKSPSVTFGMSFGGETKESTCEKSPVPIYPWVNADGSINKVVFDGLVRRVLGTVMQNPGIPEDEIINLMDVLNPQSCRKLLELMRLDGYVKVREMMQTKFTGPPSLLNSLLITGPKKQELISRKHLFANSKGLFTL